The Rhodocytophaga rosea genome has a segment encoding these proteins:
- a CDS encoding M28 family peptidase — protein MKPSIPVIPVQQARLYEDVLTLTSIQPPRHYLNLDSLNAIAGYIAHELGKLNCKVEYQKYKAQGREYKNVIATFGDVSKQMVVVGAHYDVCGDQPGADDNASAVAGLLELARLVNELQPALSYGVEFVAYCLEEPPFFATPFMGSFVHASSLKETNTQVKAMICLEMIGYFSDEQNSQHFPVNALRYVYPTTGNFITVVGKLSQLGLIQKVAGHMREVSTISVQSFSAPKLIPAISLSDHRSYWQCGYPAVMINNTSFYRNPHYHQPTDTIDTLDFDKMEQVVKGVYWAMVNI, from the coding sequence ATGAAACCTAGTATTCCGGTTATTCCAGTGCAACAAGCAAGACTCTATGAAGATGTACTTACGCTCACTTCTATTCAACCACCCCGCCATTACCTAAACCTGGATTCTCTGAATGCTATTGCAGGCTATATAGCACATGAATTGGGTAAACTGAACTGTAAAGTAGAGTACCAGAAATACAAAGCGCAAGGCCGGGAATACAAAAATGTAATTGCCACCTTTGGGGATGTAAGCAAACAAATGGTAGTAGTGGGTGCTCATTATGATGTATGTGGGGATCAGCCTGGTGCCGATGATAATGCCAGTGCGGTCGCTGGGCTATTGGAACTCGCAAGATTGGTGAATGAACTACAGCCTGCGCTTAGCTATGGAGTAGAGTTTGTGGCATACTGCCTGGAAGAACCACCTTTTTTTGCCACTCCTTTTATGGGTAGTTTCGTGCATGCAAGCTCATTGAAAGAAACAAATACTCAGGTTAAAGCCATGATCTGTTTAGAAATGATCGGCTACTTTTCAGATGAACAAAATTCTCAGCATTTTCCTGTGAATGCCCTGCGCTATGTGTATCCAACGACCGGAAATTTTATCACTGTTGTTGGAAAATTGTCTCAGCTAGGACTAATTCAGAAAGTAGCCGGCCACATGAGAGAAGTTTCTACTATCAGTGTACAATCCTTTTCAGCACCCAAACTGATTCCGGCCATTAGCCTTTCCGACCATCGATCTTACTGGCAATGTGGTTATCCGGCTGTTATGATCAATAATACTTCTTTTTACCGGAATCCACATTACCACCAGCCAACTGATACCATTGATACGCTTGATTTTGACAAAATGGAGCAGGTGGTAAAAGGAGTTTATTGGGCTATGGTGAATATATGA
- a CDS encoding c-type cytochrome, protein MKTIKKIGKWMGYALVSILLICLALYGYIYWNIEQRLNKVYPTATPAITIPSDSASIARGEHLFVVHGCKDCHGTDLKGRYITDETLIGKVAAQNITKGKGGLPVDYTDQDWLRVLKHGVNREGKTLIIMPANETTKLADNDLADIIAYCKSRPPKDNELDKNPELGPVLKALIAFDKLELLPAEHIDHQLNPIAEKKAEVSVEYGAYLTTNCAACHRTNFQGGPPLAPGAPEVPNITSSGRVGKWSETEFMQTLRTGTTPDGHKIDSTQMPWPRTREFSDVELKAVREFLLSLPKAETLVAK, encoded by the coding sequence ATGAAAACGATAAAAAAAATTGGTAAATGGATGGGGTATGCTTTAGTAAGCATACTTCTTATATGCCTGGCTCTATACGGGTACATTTACTGGAATATTGAACAACGGTTAAATAAGGTGTATCCTACTGCAACGCCTGCCATTACTATTCCTAGTGATTCGGCTTCTATTGCGCGGGGTGAACACCTGTTTGTGGTGCATGGCTGTAAAGATTGCCATGGAACTGATCTGAAAGGACGGTATATTACGGATGAAACCTTGATTGGAAAAGTGGCGGCTCAAAATATTACCAAAGGCAAAGGCGGCTTACCGGTTGATTACACTGATCAGGACTGGCTGCGTGTGCTGAAACATGGTGTAAACCGGGAAGGCAAAACCTTGATTATTATGCCAGCCAACGAAACAACTAAACTGGCGGATAATGACCTGGCTGATATTATAGCTTATTGCAAAAGCCGCCCACCGAAAGATAATGAGCTGGATAAAAATCCTGAGCTGGGTCCGGTTCTGAAAGCGTTAATAGCATTTGATAAACTGGAATTACTCCCTGCTGAACACATTGATCATCAGCTTAATCCTATTGCAGAGAAAAAAGCAGAAGTGTCTGTGGAATATGGTGCCTATCTTACCACCAATTGTGCTGCCTGCCACCGGACTAATTTTCAGGGCGGACCTCCTTTGGCTCCAGGTGCTCCGGAAGTTCCTAATATCACTTCATCAGGCAGGGTAGGAAAATGGTCGGAGACAGAGTTTATGCAAACCCTGCGTACAGGTACTACGCCCGATGGCCACAAGATTGATAGTACGCAGATGCCATGGCCCCGTACCAGGGAATTTTCGGACGTGGAGCTTAAAGCGGTGCGGGAATTTTTGCTGAGCTTACCCAAAGCTGAAACGCTGGTAGCGAAATAG
- a CDS encoding SAM-dependent methyltransferase, producing MAFELKTVVPWGRNLEEYRLMFNLTAEDLGKKIISMGDGPASFNVEMHRLGRQVISLDPIYAFPRIELAERIQQTKQEVLTQTWRNQDNFVWKHIKDMEDLEKIRMKAMTTFLSDVEAGKLEGRYIPHALPDKTPFRDEEFDMGLSSHFLILYAGLGLDFHIQAIAEMLRICKQVRIFPLLDLNAQPSIVLKGIIDFFQNQYQLKIAQVAYEFQRNGNQMLLINRKPDNFI from the coding sequence ATGGCCTTTGAACTAAAAACTGTAGTACCCTGGGGACGAAACCTGGAAGAATACCGGCTCATGTTCAACCTGACAGCAGAAGATTTAGGCAAAAAGATCATCAGTATGGGAGACGGGCCAGCCAGTTTTAATGTGGAAATGCATCGCCTGGGTCGCCAAGTTATATCCTTAGATCCTATCTATGCTTTCCCGAGAATAGAATTAGCAGAACGTATTCAACAAACCAAGCAGGAAGTGCTCACACAAACCTGGCGCAATCAGGATAATTTTGTGTGGAAACACATTAAAGATATGGAGGATTTAGAAAAAATCCGCATGAAAGCCATGACTACTTTTCTATCGGATGTTGAAGCTGGCAAGCTGGAAGGCAGATATATACCCCATGCTTTACCTGATAAAACACCTTTTCGTGATGAGGAGTTTGATATGGGTTTGAGTTCTCACTTTCTGATACTCTATGCCGGGCTTGGCCTGGATTTTCATATTCAAGCTATTGCTGAAATGTTGCGTATTTGTAAACAGGTCAGAATATTTCCTTTGCTAGATTTAAATGCCCAGCCATCAATTGTGCTGAAAGGCATTATAGATTTCTTTCAAAATCAATATCAACTTAAGATTGCACAAGTAGCCTATGAGTTCCAGCGGAATGGCAATCAGATGCTGCTAATCAACAGAAAACCGGATAATTTTATCTGA
- a CDS encoding LytR/AlgR family response regulator transcription factor, whose amino-acid sequence MIRCLVVDDEPHAIELLTSYISKVPSMDLEFSTTDPIEALHYVQYHKPGLIFLDIHMPELDGMQFLKLLAGRSKVILTTAYAEYALEGYEHDIVDYLLKPILLERFLKAVQKAMHLLETPSVEQPVSGKNTSSEEDFIFVKTETRNKIIQIQLADIEYIEGLGNYVSFYTSTARIVTLLTMKELEERLPTTKFIRIHHSYVVPVHKITQVEGNRLHIGTHKLPIGETYKKAFLLMLESRILKSKKQ is encoded by the coding sequence ATGATCCGATGCCTGGTAGTAGATGATGAGCCCCATGCCATTGAATTACTGACCAGCTATATCAGTAAGGTGCCTTCTATGGATTTAGAGTTCTCCACCACCGATCCTATTGAAGCTTTGCACTACGTACAATACCATAAGCCCGGCCTTATCTTTCTGGACATCCACATGCCCGAACTGGATGGCATGCAGTTTCTGAAATTACTGGCAGGCCGGTCAAAAGTGATTCTTACCACGGCCTATGCGGAATATGCCCTCGAAGGGTATGAACACGATATAGTGGATTATTTACTCAAACCTATTTTATTAGAACGGTTTTTAAAAGCTGTGCAGAAAGCCATGCATCTGTTGGAAACGCCTTCTGTTGAGCAACCTGTCTCTGGCAAAAATACTTCATCTGAAGAAGATTTTATTTTCGTAAAAACAGAAACTCGAAACAAGATCATTCAGATTCAACTAGCAGATATTGAGTATATTGAAGGGCTTGGAAATTATGTATCTTTTTACACTTCAACGGCCAGGATCGTTACTTTGCTTACCATGAAAGAGCTGGAAGAACGGCTGCCTACCACTAAATTCATCCGTATTCATCATTCCTATGTGGTCCCCGTTCATAAAATCACCCAGGTAGAGGGCAATCGCCTGCATATTGGTACACATAAACTTCCTATTGGAGAAACCTATAAAAAAGCGTTTCTGCTGATGCTGGAAAGCCGTATACTTAAAAGTAAAAAGCAGTAA
- a CDS encoding copper resistance protein NlpE N-terminal domain-containing protein, producing MKYLCIFLITGVWLVGAVSHAGSKPILTTPVTFVGSTPADNSIRFVLGIAPNDQIDFIKWALNLHTDKASANTFELTITFGESQPNTTGFKNGGRISSFAGTYTISKSSHKPVKGEVYQLVSPKLSGGISLVILNENLLHLLNPDFTLMAGNGGWDYTLNRKEPVASSSSLPVLTAAAALITEKTKEVVFAGRTPCQEIAKAYNLPKNEDCFKLKWKLTLKRDSITFMPSTYQLSSNIDRSRIIEGKWAIIKGVEGNPDVVLYQLDPDKPNQSFYFLAGDQNVLFFLNKKKQLLTGNNKFSFTLSKSAEQKTPDQ from the coding sequence ATGAAATATCTCTGTATATTTTTAATAACTGGTGTATGGCTAGTAGGGGCAGTAAGCCATGCAGGTTCTAAACCAATATTAACAACTCCTGTTACCTTTGTTGGAAGTACGCCAGCCGACAATTCTATTCGGTTTGTGTTGGGTATAGCTCCTAATGATCAGATAGACTTTATCAAATGGGCCTTGAATCTGCACACAGATAAAGCCAGTGCAAATACCTTTGAGCTAACTATTACTTTTGGAGAGAGCCAGCCCAATACTACTGGCTTCAAAAATGGCGGTCGAATCTCTTCATTTGCTGGCACCTATACAATTTCCAAAAGCAGCCACAAACCTGTAAAGGGAGAAGTATATCAATTAGTAAGCCCCAAACTTTCAGGTGGCATCTCGCTTGTAATATTGAATGAGAACCTGTTGCATCTGCTGAACCCCGATTTTACTTTGATGGCCGGCAATGGCGGATGGGATTATACATTGAATAGAAAAGAACCTGTTGCATCTTCCTCCTCACTACCTGTACTGACTGCTGCGGCTGCGCTAATTACTGAGAAAACAAAAGAAGTTGTGTTTGCAGGCAGAACACCCTGCCAGGAAATTGCTAAAGCGTATAATCTCCCCAAGAACGAAGATTGCTTTAAACTCAAATGGAAGCTCACCCTGAAACGGGATAGTATCACTTTCATGCCAAGTACCTATCAACTGAGCAGCAACATCGACCGCTCCAGAATTATTGAAGGCAAATGGGCCATTATCAAAGGAGTAGAAGGCAATCCCGATGTGGTACTCTACCAGTTAGATCCTGATAAACCCAACCAGTCTTTTTATTTCCTGGCAGGCGACCAGAATGTGCTTTTCTTCTTAAATAAAAAGAAGCAACTCTTAACAGGCAACAATAAATTCAGTTTTACGCTCAGCAAAAGTGCTGAGCAAAAAACACCTGATCAATAG
- a CDS encoding sensor histidine kinase, producing MSTFSKLAAAHLLAWTVYVLVIALGADELDADFIQKNISSLLPVVFIFYCNMLYLFPRFLQKQQYVKLIFLLLAVNIIGVALRFVFLEMMLKIMNAHLIFPFDSITFWNQFRMNLLFTGVSFAYWYARRNYEIGKRQQRLEKEVLDARLKALKNQINPHFLYNTLSFLYTRSLPVSEELSGTIARLSAMLRYSLDEVEEEGKVALEKEVAHLKNFIDIHQFRFNHKLQVIFETNGNISRHQIMPLLLITFVENAFKHGKLQDAAYPIQIKLCTTDKEILFSVMNKKMAGVKEKSSGIGLQNVRNRLDLAYPHRYTLAIDDKNEEFSVHLSLMLHP from the coding sequence ATGTCGACTTTTTCCAAACTTGCTGCTGCCCACCTGCTTGCCTGGACCGTTTATGTACTGGTGATTGCCCTGGGTGCCGATGAACTGGATGCTGACTTTATTCAGAAAAATATATCAAGTTTGTTACCGGTGGTATTTATTTTTTACTGTAACATGCTGTATTTGTTTCCCCGGTTTTTACAAAAGCAACAGTATGTTAAGTTAATTTTCCTGCTTCTCGCAGTGAATATTATTGGGGTGGCGCTGCGCTTTGTTTTTCTGGAAATGATGCTGAAGATAATGAATGCGCATCTGATATTCCCTTTTGACAGTATTACCTTCTGGAACCAGTTTCGAATGAACTTGCTGTTTACAGGCGTTAGTTTTGCTTACTGGTATGCCCGGCGAAATTATGAGATCGGGAAAAGGCAGCAGCGTTTAGAAAAAGAAGTGTTGGATGCCCGGTTAAAGGCTTTAAAAAATCAGATCAATCCGCATTTTCTGTACAATACCTTAAGTTTTCTCTATACCAGATCGCTTCCTGTTTCGGAAGAGCTTTCAGGCACCATTGCCAGGTTATCGGCAATGCTGAGGTATTCTCTGGATGAGGTGGAAGAAGAAGGCAAAGTAGCCCTGGAAAAAGAAGTAGCCCACCTGAAAAATTTTATTGACATACACCAGTTCCGGTTTAATCACAAATTACAGGTCATTTTTGAAACCAATGGTAATATTTCCCGGCATCAGATTATGCCCCTGCTGCTGATTACCTTTGTAGAGAATGCTTTTAAACATGGGAAACTTCAGGATGCAGCATATCCGATTCAGATAAAATTATGCACGACTGATAAAGAAATCCTGTTTTCGGTCATGAATAAAAAAATGGCAGGCGTAAAAGAAAAATCAAGCGGCATTGGTTTGCAAAATGTTCGCAACAGACTTGATCTGGCGTATCCGCATCGGTATACCTTGGCCATTGATGATAAAAATGAAGAATTTAGTGTACATTTAAGCCTAATGCTTCACCCATGA
- a CDS encoding helix-turn-helix transcriptional regulator, with protein sequence MDKLLLPDWADRFGSFEYKILSSNERYTAVHSQYKEPGLASGESLVVWMPGMVLGNLLFNLQEAITMTDVSNNEGAESVYVLEGRAISHFNQISKPVIAEANRHTFQYSPDFTAGHTIQPGRFNVLHISYDMVFFKSIMQSAEDKQIDIICNRMERKEAFIPSHEHLVMQPRMLDILNSIQSCPFKGLTRLLYLEAKALELFSLQLEQFSKWSTGNKNDISKADKEKLAEVYAFIEAHYLLPLSLAKLSAAYGLNEFKLKKGYKSLFHMTVFGHILNLRMSKARQLLDKGQMNVSEVSDYIGYSNVPAFTTAFKNRFGYPPSTYAKLN encoded by the coding sequence ATGGATAAACTACTTCTTCCGGACTGGGCCGACCGGTTCGGAAGTTTTGAGTATAAGATTCTTAGCAGCAATGAGCGGTATACAGCCGTACACAGCCAGTATAAAGAACCTGGCCTGGCATCGGGTGAATCCCTGGTGGTTTGGATGCCGGGGATGGTGTTAGGTAATTTGTTGTTCAATTTACAGGAAGCCATCACGATGACTGATGTGAGCAATAATGAAGGGGCAGAATCAGTTTATGTTCTGGAAGGGAGAGCCATTTCTCATTTTAATCAGATTTCGAAGCCGGTGATCGCCGAAGCCAACCGCCACACATTCCAGTATAGTCCTGATTTTACTGCCGGCCATACCATTCAACCTGGCAGATTTAATGTATTACACATCAGTTATGATATGGTTTTTTTTAAATCCATTATGCAGTCGGCAGAGGACAAGCAGATAGATATTATCTGTAATAGGATGGAACGCAAAGAAGCATTCATTCCATCTCACGAACATTTAGTAATGCAGCCCCGAATGCTTGATATTCTCAATTCTATTCAAAGCTGTCCGTTTAAGGGGCTTACCCGCTTGTTGTATTTAGAGGCCAAAGCTCTGGAGCTTTTTTCGCTTCAGCTGGAGCAGTTTTCCAAGTGGAGCACAGGTAACAAAAATGATATCAGCAAGGCAGACAAAGAAAAGCTTGCAGAAGTATATGCCTTTATTGAAGCTCATTATCTGTTGCCCTTGTCTCTGGCAAAACTATCTGCTGCCTATGGCTTAAATGAATTCAAATTAAAGAAAGGATACAAATCTCTTTTTCATATGACCGTTTTTGGTCATATTCTTAACCTGCGAATGAGCAAAGCCAGGCAATTACTCGATAAAGGCCAGATGAATGTTTCGGAAGTGTCTGATTATATTGGCTACAGCAATGTGCCTGCATTCACGACCGCTTTTAAAAACCGTTTTGGTTATCCGCCTAGTACCTATGCCAAATTAAACTGA
- a CDS encoding ABC transporter permease, with protein MHETKLPQPPRWAERFLEGIAADHLLEEVQGDLQELFQRRLQKFSIRKARFFYVLDLIKLIHPRLWRNKPSPYPSLNPIDMFQHYLLLSYRNFARFKSSFFINLIGLSTGLACTLLIYLWVRDELQMDTFYEKDEQLYQVLENRESATGLLTFWTTSGPTATSLAEDMPEVQYAATVLGGRERYVEATFSVGEKNIKTKGGYASKDYFQVFSHQFLSGNPSTVLADKNGIVLSETLAKNLFGTTENVVGKSVEFDHDKVFQVSGVYKELPPNSSQHMEFILSFEKFVEENDWAYAWGNTAPFTYVLLKPGTDIGAFNRKIAGYVKTKTENEITHRTMFIKRFSENYLYGKYENGVLVGGRIEYVKLFSIIALFILVIACINFMNLSTAKASRRLKEVGVRKTIGANRLSLVYQYLGESLLMAFLSMLASVILVVLFLPTFNEITGKELSLSLDPVLITSVLALTVFTGIVAGSYPALYLSGFHPIAMLKGKLPTSVGELWIRKGLVVFQFSLSIILIVAVLVVYKQIEFVQNQNLGYKKENLIYINKEGKLLDKSTQETFIEEVKNLPGIVNASTLGHSLTGHNGGTYGIQWEGKDPNDKTEFESVSVNYGTIETLGVDMQEGRSFSREYGADSAKIIFNEAAIKFMNMKDPIGKVIKLWGNDMQIIGIVKDFHFESLHEKVKPLFFRVAPRNTRFIIARISAGKEKEAIDHLQKLYTSYNPGFTFEYKFLDQNFQALYEAEQRVSSLSRYFAALAILISCLGLFGLTAFTAERRRKEIGIRKVLGSSQWGIVYLLSKEFTKMVVMSILIALPMSYLLLSNWLDNFAFKIDLEAWYFLSAGIVALLIAWLTVGTQAVKAARINPIQTLKEE; from the coding sequence ATGCACGAAACTAAATTACCTCAACCACCCCGCTGGGCAGAACGGTTTCTGGAAGGGATAGCCGCCGATCATTTGCTGGAAGAAGTACAAGGTGATTTACAGGAATTGTTTCAAAGACGGCTGCAAAAGTTTAGTATCAGAAAGGCCAGATTCTTCTATGTATTGGACCTGATTAAATTAATTCACCCCAGACTCTGGAGAAACAAACCTTCTCCTTATCCATCACTCAATCCCATTGATATGTTTCAGCATTATTTATTACTCAGTTACCGGAATTTTGCCCGTTTCAAAAGTTCCTTCTTTATTAATCTCATTGGCCTTTCCACAGGCCTTGCCTGTACCTTACTTATATACCTATGGGTAAGGGATGAACTCCAAATGGATACATTTTATGAGAAAGACGAGCAGTTATACCAGGTATTAGAAAACCGGGAAAGTGCTACTGGCCTGCTCACGTTCTGGACTACCTCTGGCCCAACAGCCACTTCCCTGGCAGAAGATATGCCCGAAGTGCAATATGCAGCCACCGTCTTAGGCGGTAGGGAAAGGTATGTAGAGGCTACTTTCTCCGTGGGAGAGAAGAACATCAAAACGAAAGGAGGCTATGCCAGCAAAGATTATTTCCAGGTGTTTTCTCACCAGTTCCTGAGTGGTAACCCCAGCACAGTGCTGGCTGATAAAAATGGCATTGTGCTTTCTGAAACGCTGGCAAAAAATCTATTCGGAACTACAGAAAATGTGGTTGGTAAAAGTGTTGAGTTCGATCATGACAAAGTATTTCAGGTATCTGGAGTATATAAAGAATTGCCTCCCAACTCTTCGCAGCATATGGAATTTATATTATCCTTTGAAAAATTCGTGGAAGAAAATGACTGGGCATATGCCTGGGGCAATACGGCTCCGTTTACGTATGTGCTGCTCAAACCAGGAACAGATATAGGGGCTTTCAACCGGAAAATTGCCGGCTATGTAAAAACAAAAACGGAAAATGAAATTACCCACCGCACCATGTTTATAAAGCGGTTCTCCGAAAACTATCTGTATGGCAAGTATGAAAATGGGGTACTGGTAGGCGGCCGGATAGAATATGTAAAACTCTTCTCCATTATTGCGCTATTTATTTTGGTGATTGCCTGTATCAACTTTATGAACCTGTCTACGGCCAAAGCCAGCAGAAGGCTCAAAGAAGTAGGCGTGAGAAAAACCATTGGTGCCAATCGCCTGTCACTGGTGTATCAGTATTTGGGCGAATCCTTGCTGATGGCTTTTCTGTCAATGCTTGCATCAGTCATTTTAGTAGTTCTTTTTCTGCCTACGTTTAATGAAATCACCGGAAAAGAGCTAAGTCTTTCACTCGATCCAGTGCTTATTACCAGTGTGCTCGCTTTAACGGTATTCACTGGCATAGTGGCCGGCAGTTACCCTGCCTTATATTTATCTGGTTTCCATCCCATTGCTATGTTGAAAGGAAAACTTCCTACTTCGGTTGGCGAGTTATGGATACGCAAAGGACTGGTGGTATTCCAGTTTTCTCTTTCTATTATTTTAATTGTTGCAGTACTGGTGGTGTACAAGCAGATAGAATTTGTGCAAAACCAGAATCTGGGATACAAAAAGGAAAATTTAATTTATATCAACAAAGAAGGAAAACTGTTGGATAAAAGCACCCAGGAAACCTTTATAGAAGAGGTAAAAAATCTGCCAGGCATAGTAAATGCTTCTACCCTTGGACATAGTCTTACGGGCCACAATGGAGGTACTTATGGCATACAATGGGAAGGGAAAGATCCCAATGATAAAACTGAGTTTGAAAGCGTTTCTGTGAACTATGGCACCATTGAAACCCTGGGTGTGGATATGCAGGAAGGCCGTTCATTTTCCAGAGAATACGGGGCAGATAGTGCAAAAATTATTTTTAATGAAGCGGCTATCAAATTCATGAATATGAAAGATCCCATTGGTAAAGTAATTAAACTCTGGGGAAATGATATGCAGATCATTGGCATCGTAAAAGATTTTCATTTTGAATCATTGCACGAAAAAGTAAAACCACTATTTTTCAGGGTAGCGCCAAGAAATACCCGTTTTATTATTGCCAGGATAAGTGCCGGTAAGGAAAAAGAAGCCATAGATCACTTACAGAAATTGTATACTAGCTATAATCCGGGCTTTACCTTTGAGTACAAATTTTTAGACCAGAATTTCCAGGCTTTGTACGAAGCAGAACAACGGGTTTCCAGCTTATCCAGGTATTTTGCCGCCCTTGCCATTCTTATTTCTTGTCTGGGTTTATTTGGCCTGACTGCTTTTACGGCTGAAAGAAGACGAAAAGAGATTGGCATCCGGAAAGTGTTAGGTTCCAGTCAATGGGGTATTGTGTATTTGCTCTCCAAGGAGTTTACTAAAATGGTAGTTATGTCTATCCTGATTGCCTTACCCATGAGTTATCTGCTGCTGTCGAACTGGCTGGATAATTTTGCTTTCAAGATTGATCTGGAAGCATGGTATTTTTTGAGTGCTGGCATAGTAGCTTTATTAATTGCCTGGCTAACCGTGGGCACCCAAGCCGTGAAAGCAGCCAGAATCAATCCTATTCAAACCCTCAAGGAAGAATGA
- a CDS encoding cupin domain-containing protein translates to MITATIKKSPLTHTVNMKLILGVFFVLFYFLSIYVIWQFETGLWVKLVYSFIGLPLLLLLSLGIGVVAFARFLPALDLTVGNRQDRTVRNDADNYESTFLQTSRDTNGAYELIQVEVEPKGGNSWHYHKSFDEQFTVLTGQLTIGLNGKTMVLKAGETATAPKKSMHYFHNDTTDIVLLQVKATPAKGLEKSIRIAYGLNNTGQWGKGMFPKNPWHLPLLLGYSETYLPNIPKFIQEPLVNALAKIAQWKGEDKDLEVFFK, encoded by the coding sequence ATGATCACTGCAACCATCAAAAAATCACCCCTCACACACACGGTCAACATGAAGTTGATTCTAGGTGTTTTCTTCGTACTATTCTATTTTTTAAGCATTTATGTTATCTGGCAATTTGAAACCGGGCTATGGGTAAAATTAGTTTATTCCTTTATTGGTTTACCACTTCTACTGCTTCTGTCTTTGGGTATAGGAGTAGTGGCATTTGCCCGCTTTCTGCCAGCCCTGGACCTCACCGTAGGAAACCGCCAGGACCGTACCGTACGCAATGATGCAGATAATTATGAATCTACCTTTCTGCAGACCAGCCGCGATACCAACGGCGCTTATGAATTGATACAGGTGGAAGTAGAGCCCAAAGGTGGCAATAGCTGGCACTACCATAAATCTTTCGACGAACAATTTACTGTACTTACCGGACAACTTACTATTGGGCTGAATGGGAAAACTATGGTTCTAAAAGCCGGAGAAACAGCTACCGCACCCAAAAAATCTATGCACTACTTCCATAATGATACGACTGATATTGTACTTCTTCAGGTAAAGGCAACACCAGCAAAAGGACTGGAAAAATCCATCAGAATAGCATATGGCTTAAATAATACCGGACAATGGGGAAAAGGGATGTTTCCAAAAAATCCATGGCATTTGCCCCTGTTGCTTGGCTACAGCGAAACCTACCTGCCCAATATTCCAAAATTTATACAGGAGCCCTTGGTAAATGCCTTAGCTAAAATTGCCCAGTGGAAAGGCGAAGACAAAGATTTAGAAGTATTTTTTAAGTAA